DNA from Streptococcus parasuis:
CAAGAAGACGGTAATAAATGGTTTGAGGATACCGGTCTGTTGTAGGAGCACTTGCAAAAGCATCCTCTCCGACCACGATTGGATGATAAGTCATTCCCAGCTTCTCCACAAAACGCTTGATTTCAGAGTGCTTTTTCAAAAGAACCTGCTGCATTAAGAACACCTGAAACGCCTGTTTTGGCATCTGTTGAACGATGGAGTATAAGACTACTTTAAGCTGTTCAACATAAGCATCATCGATTACAAATAATAAATTCATATCTTTTCCCTTTTGTTGATGGATTTCCTCCATTGTATCACAAGCCATTGAAAAAACCAAACTCCCAATGGAGCTTGGCATAAGACATTATAGGTTTTCAGCTACACTGTTTAAGAGTGTTTGGATTGCAGAAGCATCACTACCACCTGCCATGGCCATGTCTGGCTTACCACCACCACGACCTGCTACGATAGGCGCAAGAACTTTGATAAGATTACCAGCATGTACATTACTTGATTTGCTAGCTACAAGGACATTGACCTTGTCACCGATAGAAGCGACCAGCACCAATACATCTGAGTAGTCTTTTTGTTTCCAGTTGTCCGCAAATGTACGGAGAGCACCCGCATCCGAAACTTGCACTTGGCTGGCAATAAAGCGCACTCCGTTAGCTTCTTTCACATCTTTGAATACATCACCAGCTGCAGCTGCGGCTGCTTTTTCTTTCAGAGAAGCATTTTCTTTTTGCAATTCACGAACTTGTTCTTGAAGACTTGCAACCTTGTTTGGTACTTCCTTGATTTGTGGGGATTTGATAGTCACCGCTACTTCTTTCAAAGCATCTTCTTGGTCACGATAGGCAAAGAAGGCTTCACGGCCAGTTACTGCGATGATACGGCGAGTACCTGATCCAATACCCTCTTCTTTTAAAATCTTGAAGATACCGATTTCAGACGTATTGCTAACATGTGTACCACCACAAAGTTCGATAGAATAATCACCAATTGTAACAACTCGAACTTCTTTACCATATTTTTCTCCAAAGAGTGCCATAGCTCCCATTTCTTTAGCAGTATCAATATCAGTCTCTACTGTCACAACAGGAATAGCATTCCAGATTTGTTCATTGACTTCTTCTTCAATGCGACGAAGTTCTTCTGCCGTAACTGCTTCAAAGTGAGTGAAGTCAAAGCGTAGGAAGTCTTGCTCATTCAAGGAACCAGCCTGTGTTGCGTGTTCACCAATGATATTGTGAAGAGCTGCATGGAGCAAGTGAGTTGCGGTATGGTTCTTCTCTACACCATTGCGACGATTTGTATCAAGCTCAAGTGTATACACCTGACCAAGTGAAATGCTAGCATGAAGCTCAACCTTATGCAATGGTTGCCCGTTTGGTGCTTTTTGAACATCAAGGACAGTCGCAACAATATCGCCAGTGGCATTTTTAACAACACCATGATCGGCTACCTGACCACCCATCTCTGCATAAAACGGCGTTTGATTGAATACTAATAATGCTTGACCTTCTGAAACTGCTTCTGTACGCTCATTTTCTGCAATGATCACAGATAATGTCGCGTCAAGCTTGGTTTGCCCGTATACAAAAGTTGAAGATTCTGTAATTCCAGCCAATGTTTCATTTTGCATTCCCATTGAACCACCTTTGACAACTGCTGCACGCGCACGATCTTGTTGCTCTTTCATCGCAGCTTTAAAACCTTCGTGGTCAATTTTATATCCTGCATCTTCAGCCAATTCTTCAGTTAACTCCACTGGGAAACCATATGTATCATACAGTTTAAAGATATCCTTACCTTCAAGTGTATCCTTCCCTGCCTCTTTTAACTGAGCCAATAATTGATCTAAGTGACCACTACCAGCATCAATGGTACGGGCAAAAGTCTCTTCCTCGCGTTTCACAATCTTTTCAATAAAGTCACGTTTTTCAAGTACTTCAGGATAGTAGCTCTCCATAATGTGACCCACAATTTCAACTAACTTATATAAAAATGGTCCAGAAATCCCCAAACGTTGACCATGCATTGAAGCACGACGGAGAAGACGACGGAGAACGTAGCCACGTCCCTCATTACCAGGGAGAGCACCATCTCCAATGGCAAATGAAAGAGCACGAATATGGTCCGCAATTACTTTGAAACTCATGTTATCACCATCTGGATCGTATGTTTTACCAGATAGTTTTTCAACTTCACGAATAATAGGCAAGAAGAGGTCAGTCTCAAAGTTTGTTTTAGCTCCTTGGAAAATAGCTGCTAAACGTTCTAAACCTGCACCCGTATCAATATTTTTATTAGGTAATTCTTTATATTCTGAACGAGGAACTGCTGGATCAGCGTTAAATTGTGACAGTACAATATTCCAAATCTCGATGTAACGGTCATTTTCAATATCTTCTTCCAAAAGACGAACACCGATATTCTCAGGGTCAAATTCAGTACCACGGTCAAAGAAGATTTCTGTATCTGGACCAGAAGGGCCAGCACCAATTTCCCAGAAATTGTCTTCCAGTGGAATCAAGTGACTTGGTTCCACACCAAGTGCAATCCAACGATTATATGAATCTTTATCATCTGGATAATATGTCATGTACAATTTTTCTTTGGGAAAACCAAACCATTCCGGGCTAGTTAGCAATTCAAAACCCCATTCAATTGCTTCATCACGGAAATAATCTCCAATAGAGAAATTCCCAAGCATTTCAAACATAGTATGGTGACGAGCAGTTTTACCAACATTTTCGATATCGTTGGTACGAATTGATTTTTGAGCGTTAGTGATACGTGGGTTATCGGGAATCACAGAACCATCAAAATACTTTTTAAGAGTTGCCACACCAGAGTTAATCCAAAGCAAAGTCGGATCATTCACCGGAACAAGATTTGCAGAAGGCTCAACCGCGTGCCCCTTAGATTTCCAGAAATCCAACCACATTTGACGGATTTGAGCAGAAGATAATTGATGCATAATTAAGATACCAAGAGCGTTAAGAAAGCGAGAAGAAAATAGAAGACCAACGCTGTGCGCCAGCGCACTAAGCTGTCTATGATTTCTCGACGCTTTTAGCTCGCGTTCAATTCAGAAAATTATCTAAATTGAACGTTTCCTTTCATTTGTTTTTAGCTTGGCTTTTATTCGAAAATAACCTAACCAAACCATTCCTTTGTTAAAAATTTCAATTTGTTTTCAAAACACATATGGTTCCAGGGAACAGGAACCGACACCAATAGATTGCTTGTTTTTAGAAAAACTTTCAGTGATAAACTATTAAGAACTAGATGCAGCTTCCATCATTTCCACATAGTCAATGGCAACTACTAAAGAAATAACTAAATCAGCATAATCATTATCTACAACCGTTACAGAATAATGGGAAGTTAAATGAAAAAGTTCTTTGGAAATTTCAGCAACTAGTTGACCATCCGGAGTCCTCAAACGAAAATCAAGGTCCCAAATATTGCCTTCTAAAAGCAAACCTAAATTTTCGACCGTATACCGGTCTTTAAAAAATGTCAATTTCTTTTGTAAATAGAAAGAATGACCATCAGCCATGTCAATAGTAAATTGAGGCAGGAAAGAAAATACTTTTTTCGTAATCTGACAAATTTCAATACCTTGGTCATTGGTGACAGTAAATCGTTTCGGAATTTCTAAAAAACTTCCTTTAACTTGATAGGACAATTGTCCAAAATTATCTTGGATATCAAATTTTTCACCGCCAAACGTAAACCGTTGTTTCACTAGAAATTGTTTCATAATCACCTCAAAAAAATAACAAGAAATCAAACGAAGGGCGAAGAACCGCGGTACCACCTTCATTCAATGACTTGTCATTCTCATTTAAGAACCAGTATTCAGCAGTAAAGCATTTCTCATGAGAAAGATTGGCTAAACTGTGAGTCCAGGTTCCACTATTCAATTGTAGTATTAAGTAGCAAAATACTTGGCTTAGATGGCTCGCAACAACCGCCAATTTTCTGAACTAAGGTGTCAAGTATTTAATCTTAATATATGTTGTTCATTATTCACCAGATGAACTAGATTCAGTCGTTGATGATGACGATTCTGTTGAAGATTCAGTAGATGAACTACTTACTTCAGTTGTGATGTATTGTGACAACAAGTTTTGGAATGCTGAGTCTTTTACTTTCACATTCGCGTCTTGGAGCGCAGTCTTAATGACGTTAGAAATAAAAGTAGAATCTGCTTGTTTTTCAGCAAGAATGATTTCTTTCAATTTGTCTTTGTAATCTTCCCAGTTATCAGATTTCTCAGTCTTAGACTCTAATTTTACAACATAGTAGCTTGTAGTATATGTTGATGTATCCAAAACGGATACAACTGATGCACCGACTTGACCAGCATCCAATGCAAAGATTGCAGTTTGAACTTCAGTTGGAACAGTCGTTGAAGCTGAGTCAAATGTAATTTTTCCACCATCATCTTTTGTATCAGTATCCGTAGAATTGTCTTTCGCTAATTGAGCAAAATCTGCGCCCTCTGCTTGTGCAGATGCAAGTACTTCTTTTGCTTTAGTCTCATCATCTAACTTGATAATACGAGCAGTTACTTCTGGTGTATAAGCTTCATAAGCAGTCTTATATGCATCATCTGTTAACTCTTTTTCTGCAGCTTTCTTAACTGCGTATTCAACCAATTTGTTTGTACGGATTTGATCTTTATATGTCTCCTCAGTCAAACCAGCTGATGCAAGTGCAGAGGCAAAAGAGTCACCATACTGCTCTGCCATATCGTTATATGCATCATCTACTTCTTGAGCAGAAACTTTATCACCGTATTCTTTTTCAAAAACATCACTAATAATCATGGAAAGCAATATTTGTTGTGCTTGAGAATTGTATTTCACTTGGTCATAAAATTCTGAAACAGAAATAGTATTACCTTTCATAGTAATGATATCTTTATCGGCACTTGATGAACATGCTGCTAAAGTTGCAGCAGCCAATAAAGTTACCGCTCCTGCAAGAAATTTTTTAGTTTTCTTCATTGAAAAACTGTCTCCTTTAATTCAATAACCTCTATATTATAACACAAAAGCTTTAAAATTTCTTAAATTTCTTCTATTTGTTTGTGTCAAGTTTCTCTCGGAAAGTTTCTCAAAGTCCTAGATCCATTTCTTGAGTTGACCAATTGGAGTGCTGGTGGCACCGTTCAAAGTAATACTTGCCCGAGGTACTCTATGTGGCTCGTGCTGTAGCTTTTTGAGCACTTGTCGCATACTGATGACAAGGTCATCACTAAAGGCTTGATGTGGGCTAGAGCTACGATACAATGCTTCAAAAGTCCCATTCTTCTGGGCTGTCATAATGGCAACCAAATGACTCGCTCCTTGTTTTCGCCAGTTTTGTCCTTGTTTCTTAATGCGATAGCTGTAATAGCGGTGTCCGCCTTCACAGGTTCCAACACCGTCGCTAATGCCCAAATTACGCAATTTTAGGGGCTTAATTGCCTTCCAATTGTTGGTCAAATAAGACTTGACAGCTAAGAGCTTTTCAAGCTGTTTTTCATCTTCTAAAACAGATTCTGCCGTGTCAAAAATCAAGGTCAATTGCTCACAATCATAAGCCTTCACACTCATCCGAACCGCTTCTAACAAGCCCTTATCAAAACCTAGCTTGCCTGTAACGTGCTTCATGACGTGGTAGGAATCAAGACAGTAATCAAAGCTCTTGTAACGCCCAAGTATGCCTTCAAACTTACTGGCTTCATAGCCGGAACCACCGTCACTATTGGCAATAATCACCGTATGTCTCAGGTCATAATGCGTCTGCAGATAGTCGCTCATTTGGGTAAACAAATCCTTACTACTCCCAAAACAG
Protein-coding regions in this window:
- the prsA gene encoding peptidylprolyl isomerase PrsA → MKKTKKFLAGAVTLLAAATLAACSSSADKDIITMKGNTISVSEFYDQVKYNSQAQQILLSMIISDVFEKEYGDKVSAQEVDDAYNDMAEQYGDSFASALASAGLTEETYKDQIRTNKLVEYAVKKAAEKELTDDAYKTAYEAYTPEVTARIIKLDDETKAKEVLASAQAEGADFAQLAKDNSTDTDTKDDGGKITFDSASTTVPTEVQTAIFALDAGQVGASVVSVLDTSTYTTSYYVVKLESKTEKSDNWEDYKDKLKEIILAEKQADSTFISNVIKTALQDANVKVKDSAFQNLLSQYITTEVSSSSTESSTESSSSTTESSSSGE
- the alaS gene encoding alanine--tRNA ligase: MHQLSSAQIRQMWLDFWKSKGHAVEPSANLVPVNDPTLLWINSGVATLKKYFDGSVIPDNPRITNAQKSIRTNDIENVGKTARHHTMFEMLGNFSIGDYFRDEAIEWGFELLTSPEWFGFPKEKLYMTYYPDDKDSYNRWIALGVEPSHLIPLEDNFWEIGAGPSGPDTEIFFDRGTEFDPENIGVRLLEEDIENDRYIEIWNIVLSQFNADPAVPRSEYKELPNKNIDTGAGLERLAAIFQGAKTNFETDLFLPIIREVEKLSGKTYDPDGDNMSFKVIADHIRALSFAIGDGALPGNEGRGYVLRRLLRRASMHGQRLGISGPFLYKLVEIVGHIMESYYPEVLEKRDFIEKIVKREEETFARTIDAGSGHLDQLLAQLKEAGKDTLEGKDIFKLYDTYGFPVELTEELAEDAGYKIDHEGFKAAMKEQQDRARAAVVKGGSMGMQNETLAGITESSTFVYGQTKLDATLSVIIAENERTEAVSEGQALLVFNQTPFYAEMGGQVADHGVVKNATGDIVATVLDVQKAPNGQPLHKVELHASISLGQVYTLELDTNRRNGVEKNHTATHLLHAALHNIIGEHATQAGSLNEQDFLRFDFTHFEAVTAEELRRIEEEVNEQIWNAIPVVTVETDIDTAKEMGAMALFGEKYGKEVRVVTIGDYSIELCGGTHVSNTSEIGIFKILKEEGIGSGTRRIIAVTGREAFFAYRDQEDALKEVAVTIKSPQIKEVPNKVASLQEQVRELQKENASLKEKAAAAAAGDVFKDVKEANGVRFIASQVQVSDAGALRTFADNWKQKDYSDVLVLVASIGDKVNVLVASKSSNVHAGNLIKVLAPIVAGRGGGKPDMAMAGGSDASAIQTLLNSVAENL
- a CDS encoding LURP-one-related/scramblase family protein; protein product: MKQFLVKQRFTFGGEKFDIQDNFGQLSYQVKGSFLEIPKRFTVTNDQGIEICQITKKVFSFLPQFTIDMADGHSFYLQKKLTFFKDRYTVENLGLLLEGNIWDLDFRLRTPDGQLVAEISKELFHLTSHYSVTVVDNDYADLVISLVVAIDYVEMMEAASSS
- a CDS encoding ISLre2 family transposase, with translation MTIVTEICEILKRSVHLADFDKGVMQLMSQVMTDSVTEALERLDRDIIQPYLVDGWEIDRLEERQFTFLFGKVSFHRRRLRKAGQKSFLPLDKAIGLNPRERYSPNFNEKLSLLTTGMTFRQASTSLELLTDIKMSHQGIHNLVQRVGEKLLASQVEPEETELRRPEFLFIEGDGVWIGSQDKGKHLELKRGYIHEGVSRTGKRGELINPVYFGCFGSSKDLFTQMSDYLQTHYDLRHTVIIANSDGGSGYEASKFEGILGRYKSFDYCLDSYHVMKHVTGKLGFDKGLLEAVRMSVKAYDCEQLTLIFDTAESVLEDEKQLEKLLAVKSYLTNNWKAIKPLKLRNLGISDGVGTCEGGHRYYSYRIKKQGQNWRKQGASHLVAIMTAQKNGTFEALYRSSSPHQAFSDDLVISMRQVLKKLQHEPHRVPRASITLNGATSTPIGQLKKWI